The Antarcticibacterium sp. 1MA-6-2 genome has a window encoding:
- a CDS encoding phosphopantetheine-binding protein, which translates to MSDLRTELKRSIIEQLNLEDMEVGDIDNNEPLFGEGLGLDSIDALELIVLLEKDYGIKLNDPGQGKEIFASVNTMAEYIEGHRTK; encoded by the coding sequence ATGAGTGATTTAAGGACAGAGTTAAAGCGAAGCATTATAGAGCAGCTAAATCTTGAAGACATGGAGGTGGGAGATATTGACAATAATGAACCACTTTTTGGGGAAGGATTAGGCCTGGATTCTATTGACGCACTTGAACTAATCGTGCTTCTTGAAAAAGATTATGGTATTAAATTAAATGATCCCGGCCAGGGAAAAGAAATTTTCGCCTCGGTAAATACAATGGCTGAATATATAGAAGGCCACCGTACAAAATAG
- a CDS encoding beta-ketoacyl synthase N-terminal-like domain-containing protein, producing the protein MKGVYLLDDSIISPLGFSTEENLQAIRNEKSALQLHKSSRFSSGSFYAGSLDKVAISEAFEKIGNPADYTKLEQMMLLSVDQIIKANPELDLNSTGLVISTTKGNIDLLGGDKFSEDRILLSELGEVIRKFFGFKLKPIVVSNACISGGLAMTVAAKFIEAGKFENAVVVGGDLVSDFVVFGFQSFQAISDQPCKPFSNDRNGISIGEAAAAVLLGSKPKKNSENVKIIGEASVNDANHISGPSRTGEGLFKSIQRALAEAEISAERIDYVSAHGTATIFNDEMEAIAFHRSGFQKVPLNSYKGYYGHTMGASALLESILTKHCLLNNELFSCLNYNGPGTSKELSIISDYRKQELNYALKTASGFGGCNLAMVLKKEQK; encoded by the coding sequence ATGAAAGGAGTTTACCTGCTGGACGATTCAATAATTTCTCCTCTTGGATTTTCTACGGAAGAGAATCTGCAGGCGATTAGAAATGAAAAGTCTGCTTTACAACTACATAAAAGCAGCAGATTTTCTTCCGGAAGTTTTTATGCAGGTAGTCTTGATAAAGTCGCTATTTCTGAGGCTTTTGAAAAAATAGGAAATCCCGCAGATTATACTAAACTGGAGCAGATGATGCTGCTATCAGTAGATCAGATAATTAAAGCAAATCCTGAATTAGATTTAAACTCTACAGGGCTGGTAATATCTACAACAAAGGGAAATATTGATCTTCTGGGAGGTGACAAATTTTCTGAAGACCGCATTTTACTTTCAGAACTAGGAGAAGTAATCCGAAAGTTTTTTGGATTTAAATTAAAACCCATTGTAGTTTCCAATGCCTGTATTTCAGGAGGACTAGCAATGACTGTTGCTGCCAAATTTATTGAGGCGGGTAAATTTGAAAATGCTGTAGTAGTAGGAGGGGACCTGGTATCAGATTTTGTTGTGTTCGGGTTTCAGTCATTTCAGGCAATAAGCGACCAGCCCTGTAAACCGTTTTCAAATGACAGAAACGGAATAAGCATAGGAGAAGCAGCTGCAGCAGTATTATTAGGTTCTAAACCGAAGAAAAATTCAGAAAATGTAAAGATTATCGGGGAAGCTTCAGTTAATGATGCCAACCATATTTCAGGCCCTTCCCGAACAGGAGAAGGTTTGTTCAAAAGTATCCAAAGAGCCCTGGCTGAAGCTGAAATTTCAGCAGAAAGAATAGATTACGTATCTGCTCACGGAACAGCCACCATTTTTAATGATGAAATGGAAGCCATTGCTTTTCATCGCTCCGGCTTTCAGAAAGTACCGTTAAACAGTTATAAAGGGTATTACGGTCATACAATGGGTGCATCGGCTTTATTGGAAAGCATACTCACCAAACACTGCCTGTTGAACAATGAGCTGTTTTCTTGCCTTAACTATAACGGCCCGGGAACTTCGAAAGAGTTAAGTATTATATCAGATTACAGGAAGCAAGAGTTAAATTATGCTCTAAAAACAGCCTCAGGATTTGGTGGTTGCAATCTTGCAATGGTGCTGAAAAAGGAGCAGAAGTAA
- a CDS encoding thioesterase family protein yields the protein MSENNLSSITQFRVKFRECDPLKIVWHGNYLKYFEDAREDFCASHGFSYQDVMKLGYSTPIVKTNCEHKLPLHFGDKFEIETTFKPTAAAKMIFEYKVTKNDRVVCTGETIQVFLDVKGDLVLNNPPFFLERKSKMAIEK from the coding sequence ATGTCAGAAAATAATTTAAGTTCCATTACTCAATTCCGGGTGAAATTCCGGGAGTGTGATCCTTTGAAGATCGTATGGCACGGGAACTATCTAAAATATTTTGAAGACGCCCGGGAAGATTTTTGTGCCAGCCATGGCTTCTCATATCAGGATGTGATGAAACTTGGCTATTCTACTCCCATAGTAAAAACCAACTGTGAGCATAAATTGCCCCTGCACTTCGGAGATAAATTTGAAATAGAAACTACTTTTAAACCTACCGCTGCAGCAAAAATGATCTTTGAGTACAAGGTTACCAAAAATGACAGAGTGGTTTGTACAGGAGAAACTATTCAGGTTTTTTTGGATGTAAAAGGGGATTTGGTTCTGAATAATCCTCCGTTCTTCCTGGAGCGGAAAAGTAAAATGGCAATTGAAAAATGA
- a CDS encoding lipid A biosynthesis acyltransferase, which translates to MANWHGKSRGTVLGLRIYVWIIKTFGLYASYFVLLFVAAYFIVFSFSSTKSTYYLFRRRLNYSAISAALNVYRSYFTFGRIQLDRVAISAGLKEKYTFEFDGIQNIKNLLKQKKGGILLTAHMGNFNLARHFFDNEHNPAVVNLVMTDFEHQQIKNYLESVTGKSTLKTIVLKDDLSHIFKMNEALKRNELLVFAADRYLKGSKTYIQEFMRKEVQFPQGPFKLAQRNNIPVLFVHIMREKNFHYHFYARPAQENANSGKELLKLYLQNLEEMLRKYPQQWYNYYDYWNDFKSKNNGR; encoded by the coding sequence ATGGCAAACTGGCACGGCAAATCCAGAGGTACCGTATTAGGTTTAAGGATCTACGTATGGATCATTAAAACTTTCGGATTATATGCTTCTTATTTTGTTCTGCTTTTTGTTGCCGCCTATTTTATAGTCTTTTCCTTCAGCTCAACCAAAAGTACTTATTATCTTTTCAGAAGGAGGTTGAATTATTCCGCAATAAGCGCGGCCTTAAATGTTTATCGCAGCTATTTTACCTTCGGAAGAATTCAGCTGGATCGTGTGGCTATTTCCGCAGGATTAAAAGAAAAATATACTTTTGAATTTGACGGAATTCAGAATATCAAAAATCTTCTGAAGCAAAAGAAAGGAGGAATTCTTCTTACTGCACATATGGGCAATTTTAACCTTGCACGGCATTTTTTTGACAATGAGCATAACCCTGCCGTGGTAAATTTGGTGATGACCGATTTTGAACATCAGCAAATCAAGAACTACCTGGAATCTGTCACCGGAAAATCAACTTTAAAAACGATCGTCCTGAAAGATGATCTTTCCCATATTTTTAAAATGAACGAGGCACTAAAACGTAATGAATTGCTCGTCTTTGCTGCAGACAGGTATTTAAAAGGTTCCAAAACCTATATCCAGGAATTTATGCGGAAAGAGGTACAGTTTCCGCAAGGGCCTTTTAAGCTGGCTCAGAGAAACAATATTCCTGTCTTGTTTGTGCACATTATGAGGGAAAAGAATTTCCACTATCACTTTTATGCACGTCCCGCACAGGAAAATGCAAATAGTGGGAAAGAATTATTAAAATTGTATCTTCAAAACCTCGAAGAGATGTTGCGAAAATATCCGCAACAATGGTATAATTACTACGATTACTGGAACGATTTCAAAAGCAAGAATAATGGCAGATAA
- a CDS encoding NAD(P)/FAD-dependent oxidoreductase produces MKKEITDILIIGAGPSGIVAASYLHKYGVSIRVVEKAIFPRFNIGESLIPQCMDNLEEAGLLEAVKKAGFQKKFGARFIRDNEIGEFDFSKKYGEGWDWTWQLPRADFDMVLAEEALRKGIDIQFGAEFLEVHFDEDGSSVSTIQTREGELIEISAKHIIDASGYGRVLASQLDLEAEPQIAAHSSIFTHITETDRPEGKEGEVITFEVMEQKVWFWYFPFSNGNSSLGFVAPNEWFEQFSEDNSAAMREMMQQLQYYGGRFDNYKFLFTPKRVENISKNVTRLYGKGFVLTGNSAEFLDPVFSSGVSFATASGLLAAKLILREFKGEDVNWEKEYIEYVKRGVDVFSSYVREWYSGNLQKIIFHPNPRPIIKAQICAVLAGYVWDETNPFVKKHDRILHNFAKLIEMEEDHSPV; encoded by the coding sequence ATGAAAAAGGAAATTACAGATATTCTTATTATTGGAGCAGGTCCTTCCGGAATAGTGGCAGCTTCTTACTTACATAAATATGGAGTATCTATTAGGGTTGTTGAAAAAGCTATTTTTCCCCGGTTTAATATAGGTGAAAGTCTTATCCCCCAGTGTATGGATAATCTTGAGGAAGCCGGATTACTGGAGGCGGTAAAGAAAGCAGGTTTCCAGAAAAAGTTTGGTGCCCGTTTTATAAGAGATAATGAAATTGGAGAATTTGACTTCAGTAAGAAATACGGTGAAGGATGGGACTGGACCTGGCAATTGCCCAGAGCCGATTTTGATATGGTCCTTGCTGAAGAAGCTCTAAGAAAGGGAATTGACATCCAATTTGGAGCAGAATTCCTTGAGGTCCATTTTGATGAAGACGGTTCTTCTGTCTCAACAATCCAGACAAGAGAAGGTGAATTAATAGAAATTTCAGCAAAACATATTATTGATGCGAGTGGCTACGGAAGAGTTCTTGCCAGCCAGTTAGATCTTGAAGCTGAACCGCAAATTGCTGCACACTCCTCTATTTTTACTCATATTACTGAAACCGATCGACCAGAGGGTAAAGAAGGTGAAGTAATTACTTTCGAAGTTATGGAGCAAAAGGTGTGGTTTTGGTATTTTCCTTTTTCTAACGGAAATTCAAGTCTTGGCTTTGTAGCACCTAACGAGTGGTTTGAGCAATTTTCTGAAGATAATTCCGCAGCAATGCGGGAAATGATGCAGCAGTTGCAGTATTACGGCGGAAGATTTGACAATTATAAATTTCTTTTTACACCGAAGAGAGTAGAGAACATTTCAAAAAACGTGACAAGACTTTACGGAAAAGGATTTGTGCTTACAGGAAACAGTGCAGAATTTCTTGATCCTGTATTCTCCTCCGGGGTTTCTTTTGCAACGGCATCAGGTCTTTTAGCCGCAAAGCTTATTTTAAGAGAATTTAAGGGTGAGGACGTAAATTGGGAAAAAGAATATATTGAATATGTAAAAAGAGGTGTAGACGTTTTCTCTTCCTATGTGAGAGAGTGGTATTCCGGTAATTTACAAAAGATCATTTTCCATCCCAATCCAAGACCAATTATCAAAGCCCAAATTTGTGCAGTACTGGCAGGATATGTTTGGGATGAGACAAATCCCTTTGTAAAAAAACATGACCGCATTCTTCACAATTTTGCAAAACTTATAGAAATGGAGGAAGATCATTCTCCTGTTTAA
- a CDS encoding site-specific integrase, giving the protein MNAKNTFRILLWLNKSKSKDIRLPIYARVTVNGQRAEISLSRYCYPEAWDNRAHRMKGRSPEATILNNYLDAKYAKLLQCYEDLLKEDIIITARAVKARFLGSDSTFKTLKDVLDHHNTTMGDILKWGTLKNYAATEKYLIDYMEKDHSTPNIYLKNINYQFITGFDKFLRRQKDKNKKKQLSNNGIMKHMERFKKLTNLAIKLGWMDKDPFRDYKMKFEKFDRAYLNQRELHFIENTRFTRITLETTKDIFLFACYTGLSYIDVKNLNTDNIIKGINGKDWIYCRREKSQTPMKIPLLEKAQLILEKYKSPITEILLPYIQ; this is encoded by the coding sequence ATGAACGCTAAAAACACTTTCCGAATTCTCCTTTGGCTTAATAAATCAAAGAGTAAAGATATTCGGTTACCTATTTACGCCCGGGTAACCGTCAATGGCCAAAGAGCTGAAATAAGTTTGTCCCGGTACTGTTATCCAGAAGCCTGGGACAATCGTGCGCACCGGATGAAAGGAAGAAGTCCTGAGGCCACAATTTTAAATAATTATCTGGATGCTAAGTATGCTAAATTGCTCCAGTGCTATGAAGATTTACTTAAAGAAGACATAATTATTACTGCTAGAGCTGTTAAAGCTAGATTCCTGGGATCTGATTCCACCTTCAAAACTTTAAAGGATGTTCTGGATCACCATAATACTACTATGGGCGACATTCTTAAGTGGGGTACCCTTAAGAATTATGCAGCTACAGAAAAGTATTTAATAGATTATATGGAGAAAGACCATAGCACACCTAATATTTACCTTAAGAATATAAATTACCAATTCATAACGGGGTTTGATAAGTTTCTGCGAAGGCAAAAGGATAAAAACAAAAAGAAGCAGTTAAGCAATAACGGGATCATGAAGCACATGGAGCGATTCAAGAAACTCACCAATTTAGCTATCAAACTCGGTTGGATGGATAAAGATCCTTTTCGGGATTACAAAATGAAATTTGAAAAATTTGACCGTGCATATTTAAATCAAAGGGAGTTACATTTTATTGAGAATACCCGATTTACACGTATTACTTTAGAAACCACAAAGGATATTTTTCTTTTTGCCTGCTATACAGGTCTATCTTACATAGATGTAAAAAATCTAAATACCGACAACATAATAAAAGGGATAAACGGCAAAGACTGGATATACTGCAGAAGGGAAAAGAGTCAAACACCTATGAAAATACCTTTACTGGAGAAAGCTCAGCTCATTCTGGAAAAGTATAAGAGCCCTATTACTGAAATTCTACTACCGTATATACAGTAA
- a CDS encoding tyrosine-type recombinase/integrase — MAKQCKISKRLSFHVARHTFATTITLSNGVPIETVSKLLGHTKLSTTQIYARVVDQKIGDDMDLLQSKL; from the coding sequence ATGGCTAAACAATGTAAGATCTCTAAAAGGCTGAGTTTTCACGTGGCCAGGCATACTTTTGCGACCACTATAACGCTTTCTAATGGAGTGCCTATAGAAACAGTTTCCAAGCTCCTGGGGCACACTAAATTATCTACAACGCAAATTTATGCAAGGGTTGTTGACCAAAAAATTGGAGATGATATGGATTTACTACAATCAAAATTGTAA
- a CDS encoding helix-turn-helix domain-containing protein, with the protein MKKPDRHNEIEINYFTSGSITYLFQGSKITIPENSLSLFWGLVPHQIIDYTGSAPYYVCTIPLTQFLEWKLPSFFTDRILRGEVIIEDSGEHSTFDRFLFKNWEKDLAEDHDINATLYEMRARLLRLTSRFSSLKKDERLQIDTDEISKVEQIALFIAQNFMNPIKVSDIGRKIELHPDYANLIFKKAFETTINNFIIQERIMHAQRKLITSDKKIADIAFDCGFNSINRFNAAFRKLNNCTPREYRKKYL; encoded by the coding sequence ATGAAAAAACCAGACAGACATAATGAAATTGAAATAAACTACTTCACAAGTGGAAGCATAACTTATCTTTTTCAAGGCTCTAAAATAACCATTCCTGAAAACAGCTTGTCCTTGTTCTGGGGTTTGGTTCCACATCAAATTATAGACTATACAGGCTCTGCCCCCTATTATGTATGTACCATTCCGCTAACTCAATTTTTAGAATGGAAACTACCTTCTTTTTTTACTGACAGAATCCTTAGAGGTGAAGTTATCATAGAAGATTCAGGAGAGCATTCGACGTTTGATAGATTCCTTTTTAAAAATTGGGAAAAAGATCTCGCTGAAGACCACGACATTAATGCAACTTTATATGAAATGCGTGCGAGGTTATTAAGATTGACCTCTAGGTTTTCCTCATTAAAAAAGGATGAACGTTTACAAATTGATACGGATGAAATAAGCAAGGTTGAACAAATAGCTTTGTTTATTGCTCAAAATTTCATGAATCCTATTAAAGTTAGTGATATTGGAAGAAAAATTGAATTACACCCTGATTATGCCAACTTGATATTTAAAAAAGCTTTTGAAACAACAATAAATAATTTTATAATTCAGGAAAGGATAATGCATGCTCAACGAAAATTAATTACCTCAGATAAAAAAATTGCAGATATTGCTTTTGATTGTGGATTTAATTCAATAAATCGTTTTAATGCAGCTTTTCGGAAATTGAATAACTGCACTCCCAGAGAGTATAGAAAAAAGTACCTTTAA
- a CDS encoding DUF1593 domain-containing protein, whose product MGERFQKSKSEVGYIKPRIINTTDLGADPDDEQSMVRQLVSANEFDIEGLIVATGCWKKSQDNTDMLDRLVDAYAKAYPNLKIHADGYPTPAYLRSISVLGQDEYGMGDVGTGKDSPGSELIIKAVDKDDPRPVWVMGWGGMNTVAQAIWKVRETRSPAELEKFLSKLRLFDILGQGDSGAWIARNFPEVLYIRATEVYDWAPSDEYIDKHIQSHGPLGEAYPDRKYATEGDTPAFMHVYPTGLNDPDLIDQGGWGGRFGFTKKAAIRSMSCVEEENETKYDPYYMYGNTSEGSEAIKRWSEAYNNDFAARMDWSIIDEYSKANHHPVAILNGDNSRQVLKLKAYPGSNVELNAVGSADPDGNNLMFSWSFYDEPSSYDGAVEIQNNSSARAKLQIPEDAGGKTIHIILEVRDDGTPNLYAYRRAIIDVQSINH is encoded by the coding sequence TTGGGAGAAAGATTTCAAAAATCGAAATCAGAGGTAGGTTATATTAAACCTAGAATAATAAACACTACAGATCTTGGTGCCGATCCAGATGATGAACAATCCATGGTTCGCCAGTTGGTTAGCGCTAACGAATTTGATATAGAAGGTCTAATTGTCGCTACAGGATGTTGGAAAAAATCTCAGGACAATACTGATATGCTGGACAGACTTGTTGATGCTTATGCTAAAGCTTATCCTAATCTAAAAATACATGCTGATGGTTATCCCACTCCTGCATATTTGCGTTCTATATCTGTCTTGGGTCAGGATGAATATGGAATGGGCGATGTTGGAACTGGAAAAGATAGCCCTGGTTCTGAACTAATTATAAAAGCAGTAGATAAGGATGATCCACGCCCTGTTTGGGTGATGGGATGGGGAGGCATGAACACTGTAGCTCAGGCTATTTGGAAAGTGCGGGAAACCCGTTCTCCGGCTGAGTTAGAAAAATTCCTGAGTAAATTACGCCTGTTCGATATACTGGGACAGGGAGATTCGGGCGCGTGGATTGCCAGGAACTTTCCGGAAGTTTTGTACATCCGGGCCACGGAGGTCTATGATTGGGCACCCTCTGACGAATATATAGACAAACATATTCAAAGCCATGGCCCTTTGGGAGAGGCTTATCCAGATCGGAAATATGCTACCGAAGGTGATACACCCGCATTTATGCACGTATATCCTACAGGTCTTAATGACCCGGACCTAATTGACCAGGGTGGCTGGGGAGGGCGCTTTGGCTTTACCAAGAAAGCAGCTATTCGAAGCATGTCCTGTGTGGAAGAGGAGAACGAAACAAAATATGATCCATATTACATGTATGGTAATACATCAGAGGGTTCCGAAGCTATAAAGCGGTGGAGCGAAGCCTATAACAATGATTTTGCAGCTCGAATGGATTGGAGTATTATAGATGAATATTCAAAAGCAAATCATCATCCTGTAGCTATATTAAACGGAGATAATTCCAGGCAGGTATTAAAGTTAAAAGCCTATCCCGGTTCAAATGTCGAACTTAACGCAGTGGGTTCTGCAGACCCGGATGGTAATAATTTAATGTTCTCTTGGTCTTTCTACGATGAACCCAGCTCATATGACGGTGCCGTTGAGATTCAAAACAATTCCTCTGCCAGAGCAAAATTGCAAATTCCTGAGGATGCAGGTGGAAAGACCATTCATATAATATTAGAAGTACGTGACGATGGCACTCCTAATTTGTACGCGTATCGCCGCGCGATTATAGACGTACAGTCAATAAATCATTAA
- a CDS encoding cellulase N-terminal Ig-like domain-containing protein, whose protein sequence is MDGRINRFPRYVVGNTTTRPISEKLKQFKGYETYDDRGTGEFIEPLPLETGRTLLIAPDEPSRMVKITSQAADLMLFDGRVLAQNGWYVVRSLLPAGKTGKVLTWTIEPNAIEGWIREPNIGFSQVGYLPSQEKVSVIELDKKDKPLENASINKIGEDGKATEVFSGTIVPWGDYYKYHYVKFDFSSVDTPGIYYIKYGDKKTNNFIINNSVYDKITDATSDIWIPIHMNHMFVKEGYRVWHGEPFKDGYLQAPPNTDHFDLHDQGPTTDTKYKALELIPGLNVGGFFDAGDFDIETGSNISVVQNFVQTWESFKPLRDQTFVDQKARHVVLHRPDGTPDILQFIEHGTLNLVAQAEIIGHMAQTLSNSVLYNYHHLGDAASLTDGLPYNPELGPYEVAADGESSGVKDDMWAFTSRNPALDLRAATMFAAASRALKGYNEDLSERALYQSKRLLKESTELLATQPQDSTDREWASVADISTNLQLYISTEEKQFSEKFLELLWPALDRNVSFVISTALHAIPHMDASYKEKLRPYVVKYKDYIEELEKDNPYGVPIGLGNWAGSGFIVNFGTTISFANQHFPDIIDASHAFKTTDWLFGNHPYHNYSLVATVGAARPKEVFYGNNRADFSFIPGNVAPGILFRKPDHFENYDDWPFLWGQNEGTIGGNTSYLIFGSAFKNLIIDSE, encoded by the coding sequence ATGGACGGGCGCATAAATCGATTCCCGCGCTATGTAGTAGGTAATACCACTACCCGGCCTATCAGTGAAAAATTAAAGCAATTCAAAGGCTATGAAACCTATGATGACAGGGGTACCGGGGAATTTATAGAACCACTTCCACTTGAAACAGGACGCACTCTTCTTATTGCACCCGATGAACCTTCCCGGATGGTAAAAATTACTTCTCAGGCAGCCGATCTAATGCTTTTTGACGGGCGGGTTTTGGCACAAAATGGGTGGTATGTAGTGCGCAGCTTACTTCCGGCAGGTAAAACAGGAAAAGTTTTGACCTGGACAATTGAGCCTAATGCTATTGAAGGCTGGATAAGAGAACCTAATATTGGCTTCTCACAGGTAGGTTACCTTCCATCTCAGGAAAAAGTTTCTGTCATTGAACTGGACAAGAAAGATAAACCACTTGAAAACGCATCAATTAACAAAATTGGCGAAGACGGGAAAGCTACTGAGGTTTTTAGTGGAACTATTGTTCCCTGGGGGGATTATTATAAATATCATTATGTGAAATTTGATTTTTCTTCAGTGGATACCCCGGGTATTTACTATATAAAATATGGTGATAAGAAAACCAATAATTTCATAATAAACAACAGCGTTTATGATAAGATCACCGACGCCACCAGCGATATTTGGATTCCTATCCATATGAATCATATGTTCGTTAAGGAAGGATACAGAGTGTGGCACGGTGAGCCGTTTAAGGATGGTTACCTTCAGGCTCCGCCAAATACCGATCATTTTGATCTTCACGATCAGGGACCAACAACAGATACCAAATACAAAGCACTGGAATTGATCCCCGGATTAAATGTTGGTGGTTTTTTTGACGCCGGAGATTTTGACATTGAGACGGGGTCGAATATTAGTGTAGTACAGAATTTTGTGCAAACCTGGGAATCTTTTAAACCTTTACGAGATCAGACCTTTGTTGATCAAAAAGCACGACATGTTGTTCTACACAGGCCAGATGGTACTCCCGATATCCTGCAGTTTATTGAACATGGTACTTTGAACCTCGTAGCTCAGGCTGAAATTATTGGACATATGGCACAAACACTTTCTAATTCGGTTCTTTATAATTACCATCATCTTGGTGACGCGGCCTCGTTAACTGATGGACTTCCTTATAATCCGGAACTGGGTCCTTATGAGGTTGCCGCTGATGGCGAGTCCAGCGGAGTTAAAGATGACATGTGGGCATTTACAAGCCGTAATCCTGCTCTTGATCTTAGGGCTGCAACAATGTTTGCCGCAGCCAGCCGTGCATTAAAAGGATATAATGAAGATCTTTCTGAAAGAGCTTTATATCAGTCAAAAAGGCTTCTAAAAGAATCCACAGAATTACTGGCAACACAGCCGCAGGATAGTACCGACAGAGAATGGGCTTCAGTAGCAGATATTTCTACTAATCTTCAACTTTACATCTCTACAGAAGAGAAACAGTTTTCAGAAAAATTTCTGGAACTTTTATGGCCTGCTCTTGATCGTAATGTCAGTTTTGTAATTTCAACTGCATTGCACGCCATTCCACACATGGATGCTTCTTATAAGGAGAAGCTGCGCCCTTATGTTGTAAAGTATAAAGATTATATTGAAGAACTTGAAAAAGACAATCCTTATGGGGTACCAATCGGCCTTGGGAACTGGGCGGGAAGTGGATTTATTGTAAACTTTGGTACCACCATTAGCTTTGCCAATCAACATTTCCCGGATATTATTGATGCCAGCCACGCATTTAAAACTACCGACTGGCTATTTGGAAACCATCCTTACCACAATTATTCTTTGGTAGCCACAGTGGGTGCGGCACGTCCGAAGGAAGTATTTTATGGAAATAACAGGGCAGATTTTTCTTTTATTCCCGGCAATGTTGCCCCCGGTATCTTATTCAGGAAACCAGATCACTTTGAAAATTACGACGACTGGCCATTTTTATGGGGACAAAATGAAGGTACCATTGGAGGAAATACCAGTTATCTTATATTTGGATCAGCTTTTAAAAATCTTATTATAGACTCGGAATAA
- a CDS encoding ATP-binding cassette domain-containing protein, translated as MENHQIHLSIKNVSKTYANGVQALNNISLNIPAGMYGLLGPNGASKSTLMRTLATLQEPDEGQIFLGNLDVLKQKDEVRQTLGYLPQEFGLYPKAKAEDLLDYFAVLKGITNRASRKEVVEGLLKQTNLWEKRRQKLGGFSGGMKQRFGVAVALLGNPKLMIVDEPTTKPGSCGKGSFSQPFE; from the coding sequence ATGGAAAATCATCAAATTCACCTGTCCATTAAAAATGTCTCTAAAACCTACGCCAACGGGGTGCAGGCATTAAATAATATTTCACTGAATATTCCTGCTGGAATGTACGGACTGCTTGGTCCTAACGGAGCAAGTAAATCTACACTTATGCGCACCCTTGCGACATTGCAGGAGCCGGATGAAGGACAAATATTTTTAGGGAATTTAGATGTACTGAAGCAAAAGGACGAGGTGCGGCAAACATTGGGATACCTGCCGCAGGAGTTCGGACTATACCCAAAAGCCAAAGCGGAGGATCTCCTTGATTACTTTGCTGTCCTCAAAGGAATTACCAACCGGGCTTCGAGAAAGGAAGTAGTGGAAGGCTTACTGAAACAAACAAATCTTTGGGAAAAGCGCAGACAGAAGTTAGGTGGATTTTCAGGCGGAATGAAACAACGGTTCGGGGTGGCAGTTGCACTTTTAGGAAATCCGAAGCTAATGATCGTAGATGAACCTACGACTAAGCCTGGATCCTGCGGAAAGGGTTCGTTTTCTCAACCTTTTGAGTGA